The sequence below is a genomic window from Mycobacteroides abscessus ATCC 19977.
GGAAGCTCCAGCTGTACAGCGCGGCGGCCTCGCCGCTGTTCTGGATGGGCAACAGACCCTCGGGCTGGTGGTAGGTGAAGTACGCGACCGCCATCGCGCCGGATGCCACAAAGGCGGCCAATCTGGTGCCGATGCCGAGGGCGATCGCCGCGCCACCAACGAACTCGATGATTCCGGCCCACCACGGCAGCGTGCCGACAGGCTGCAGATACGAGGCGAGGGGCCAGCCGAACAGGTGCGAGGTGCCGTGCAAGAAGAACAGGAATCCGGTCACGACCCGGAACGCCGACAAGGTGATCGGCGTCAGCGCGGTGAGCTTGTTTTCGATATCAGCGGGAGCCATGTGTCTAACAATAGGACCATGGTCCGCTTTATTCCTGTCTACCCTTCGGTGACCGCCTTCACCAGGGTCTCGGCGGCCAGTAGTCCCAGGTTGTTCGATGCCAGCGGGCTGTCGCCGGTGAGTAGCTTGCGATCGGCGTGGGTTTGCCCAGTGATACCGGTGTTGAGGATCGTGACGCCCTGCTTGCGTAGGTTCTCACCGACCAGCCACGGCATTTTTCCTGGGATGTAACCGATTTCGATGTTCACACCGGTATCCAGCGCATCGGGGAACACGCACAGGCTGTATCCGCGGAAGGGGGATTCGTCCCGGTCCAGGCCGGCGGCGAGCAGTGCGCCGGGACCGTGACAGAGGGTGATGACGTACTTGTCATATTCGAGCGCCCAGTCCAGCACGGTCCGGACTTCCTCGCTATCGGGGATGCCCAGCAGTACGCCATGGCCCCCGGGGATGAAGACCGCCAGGTAGTCCGAATCGGGCCCCAGGGCGTCGGCGATGATATGTGAAAGCTTCTGTGGCTTCTTGAGTTTGGCGGAGAGCTCGGCATACGTGTCCAGCACCGCCTGGTCCTCGCGTGGCATGGCCCACAGCTCGAGCTTGGCCGGATTGCCCGAGACCGTCGCCACATCGATCCCGAAACCCGCGGCCTTCAGATGGTGCAACGGCAGCAGCATCTCCACCGGATGGTTTCCGGTCGAGAACATGGTGTCGTTCTGCATGAGCATGTAGCGCTCTTCGGTGGCGATCATGAGGATCTTCCAGCGGCCACCGGTGTAGGCATTCTCGTACTGAACACCGGTGAAGTCGGTTTTGGACGGCACGTACTGGCTCAGCGAGTACGGGGAGGGGAAGTAGGCATTGTCCTCGGCCGGGTCTGGGACGGGGGTTCTACTCAGTTCGTCGGCTGCGTCAGGCATGAGATTCCACGCTCCTTGAAAAGTTAGACGGGACGTCTACTTTCAACCTACGCCGACCCGCGGTATTCCGTGCCGTGAGTCAGAAAATGACAAGGCCCCCGGGAGGCTTTCCCGGGGGCCTTGTCCTAGAGCCGATTTACACGTCGTAGTAAAGCGCGAACTCGTACGGGTGAGGCCGGATGTTGACCGGCTCGATCTCGTTCTCGCGCTTGTACGAGATCCAGGTCTCGATCAAGTCGGAAGTGAAAACGCCACCCTCGGTGAGGTATTCGTGATCCTTCTCGAGGTTGTCGATCACCGTGGCGAGGCTGGTCGGGGCCTGCGGAATACCGGCGGCCTCCTCGGGAGGCAGCTCGTACAGGTCCTTGTCGACCGGGGCCAGCGGCTCGATCTTGTTCTTGATGCCGTCGATGCCTGCCATCAGCATGGCCGCGAACGCCAGGTACGGGTTACCCGAGCTGTCCGGGCAACGGAACTCGAGACGCTTGGCCTTCGGGTTATTGCCGGTGATCGGGATGCGCACGCACGCGGAGCGGTTGCGCTGGCTGTACACCAGGTTGATCGGGGCCTCGTAGCCCGGCACCAGACGCTTGTAGGAGTTCACCGTCGGGTTGGTGAACGCCAGCAGCGACGGGGCGTGGTGCAGGATGCCGCCGATGTAGTGGCGGGCCAGGTCCGACAGCCCGGCGTAACCGGCCTCATCGTGGAACAGGGGCTTGCCGTCCTTCCACAGCGACTGGTGCGCGTGCATGCCGGAGCCGTTGTCACCGAACAGCGGCTTGGGCATGAAGGTGACAGTCTTGCCGTTGGCCCAGGCGGTGTTCTTGATGATGTATTTGAACAGCAGCACGTCGTCGGCCGCGGCCAGCAGCGTGTCGAACTTGTAGTTGATCTCGGCCTGGCCGGCGGTGCCCACCTCGTGGTGGCCGCGCTCCAGGGTGAACCCGGCGTTGATCAGGTTGGTCGACATCTCGTCGCGCAGGTCGACGTAGTGGTCGTAGGGGGCCACCGGGAAGTAGCCGCCCTTGGGGCGGACCTTGTAGCCGCGGTTCGGGCTACCGTCCTCCTCGTAGGGCTCTCCGGTGTTCCACCAGCCCGACTCCGAGTCGATCTCGTAGAAGGTGCCGTTCATCTTGGAATCGAAGGTCACCGAGTCGAAGATGTAGAACTCGGCCTCGGCGCCGAAGTAGCAGGTGTCGGCGATGCCGGTGCTGGCCAGGTACTGCTCGGCCTTGCGGGCGACATTGCGAGGGTCACGCGAGTAGGCCTCGCGGGTGAACGGGTCGTGCACGAAGAAGTTGATGTTCAGCGTCTTGGCGGCGCGGAAAGGGTCGACGCGCGCGGTCGAGATGTCGGGGAGCAGGAGCATGTCCGATTCGTGGATCGACTGGAAACCACGGACCGAGGAACCGTCGAACGCCAGGCCGTCGTCGAAAACGCTCTGATCGAAGGCCGAAGCCGGGATCGAGAAGTGCTGCACGACGCCCGGCAGGTCACAGAACCTGACGTCCACGTACTCGACCTTCTCGTCGGCAATGAACTTGAATACCTCGTCGGGGCTACTGAACGCCATGCTTCTCCTTGTTTTCCCTCTTGTGCCACGGATAATGACCGCGCGATGCGAACCTATGGAGCCGGTGTTGCCCGCCGGTCAACCATATGTTGCGCGGATGTTACGCGTAACCACGGATCGGTTGGCATTTACGCTGTGAGTATGGCGCGAGACCTGGGTTCATGGTTGTCGGGGCCCGGCTCGGTGGAGGGCGCGGGCAACTCTCGGTATCCGGGGGAGCGGCTTGGTCTGCCCGAAAGCGGCCCCGGGTCGGCGGCGCCGCTCTCACGACGGCTGCTGGCGCTGCTGATCGACTGGTTGATCGCCGGTGGTCTGGCATTGCTCTTTGTCAAGGGAAACCTGTTGTCGCCCAGCCTTTCCTCGGCGCAACTGCTCACCTGGCTGGGTATCGGCGTGCTGGCGGTGCGGCTGTGGAGATTCACTCCTGGGCAGTACATGGCGGGTTTGCAGGTGGCGCCCGCCGACGGAACCGACTCTATCGGCATCGGCCGGGCGTTCATCCGGAATCTGTTGATCGCCCTGATCGTGCCGCCACTGATCACCGACATTGATGGCCGCGGTCTCCATGACCGGGTGACCCGCACTGTCGTGATTCGTGTGCGATGAGCGCTTGCGCGAAGAGCGTGGGCAGCGCTAGATGATCCTGCTCGCCGTCTGCCTGGCGGTGTTCATGTTGCTGCTCGACATGACGATCGTGTCGAGCGCGCTCGCCGACCTGCAGGCATCGTTGGGGGCCGACCTCTCGGACCTGCAATGGGTTATCGACGCCTACGCCCTGCCGATGGCCGGGCTGCTGCTCACTGCCGCCACCCTCGGCGACCGGCTGGGCCGTCGTCGCCTCTACCTGTTGGGCATGGCCCTCTTCACGACGGCGTCGCTGGTCTGTGCGCTATCGGGCAGTGCGGCCATGCTGATCGGGGTGCGCGCGGTGCAGGGGACAGGGGGTGCCATCCTGCTCGCGGTATCGCTGCCGATCATCGCCGCCGCGTATCCGCAGGAGCGCCGCGGTGGCCCCATCGCGATCTACGGCGCTGTCATGGGCGCGGGCAGCGCCGCGGGTCCGCTATTGGGCGGATTCCTTGTCACCCACTTCGGGTGGCAGTCGATCTTCCTGGTGAACCTGCCGGTGGGTGTGATCGCGTTGATCATCGCGGCCCGCCACCTGCCCGAGACACGTGCCGAGCAGACGCGCCCGGTGGACTGGGTGGGCACGATGCTGCTCACCTGCGGACTGTTGACCGGTGTATTCGCGGTGATCTCCCTGCACGGCGGGGGAATCGGCGCCCGTGCCTGCGCGGCCCTCGCACTCTGCGCCGTGGTGGCCCTGGCGTTGTTCCTCTGGTGGGAAGGGCGCACGCCGGCTCCCATGTTGAGCCTGCGGCTGGTCACCTCACCGGGATTCGCCGGAGTGTGGGTGGCCGCCGCGGCGGCCTCGGGCACGCTCATCGGTGCCACCAACTATCTGGCGTTGTATTTCATGAACACCCTGGGTTACAACGCCTTTGAGACCGGGCTACGTGCCGGGCCGCTGACACTGGCCACCATCGCGGGGGCGCCGTTGGGGATTCTCGTGGGCAAGCGGCTCCCCAGCGTGGTGACCATTCCCGGGGGTGTGGCGCTGGTCGCCGTCGGGTTGTGGGCCGCGACCGGGGCCCATGCGGGTACGGTCTGGACCCACTTCATTTTTGGTTCCGCGCTGGCCGGGCTGGGGTTGGGCGCGCTCTCGGCGGTGACATCCGATGCCGCCCTGCAGTTCGTGCCGCTCGACGACGCCGGAATGGCCACGGGATCGGTAAGTACCGGCCGTCAGATCGGCATTCTGCTGGGCGTCGCGGGCATGGGTGTGGCATTCGGTCTGGCCGCCGCGGGCCAGTCCGGACCCCGTGCCGCCGGTGCCGCCGCCATCAACAGCGTGTTGGCATGGGGAGCCCTCGCCGCGGCCTGCGCGGCGTTCGTTTCGCTGATTCTGCTCAGTGTGGCTACGATAAGTCGCTCGCACGATCCGGCCACCGGAGAGTCGCTAGCTATCTAGCCATCGGTGAAGAGCGCCTGCCAGTACGGATGCCCACAGGGATTTGTGCATTGCGGTCGTGCTCCGTAGACAGAGGGAGTAGCTTTCGATCATGGAGAGCGCGGCGGTTCTCATCGCGGCGCCCGGTGTCGGTTCCGATCGGGGGACGGACGCGAACCCGCGGCCGCGGTACAGCATTGTGTTGTCGTCGGATCCGGCTGAAATTGAAGCCGCGCAACGACTTCGATACCAGGCATTTGCCGATGAAATGGGTGCGCCGCTGCCACATGCCGTGCGCGGCCCGCTTACCGGCGAGATGATTGATCTGGACAAGTTGGATCCTTTCTGCGATCACCTATTGGCTCGCGACGAGGACACCGGCGCCATCATCGGCTGTTGCCGGCTGCTGCCACCGCAGGGATACCAGGCTGCGGGGGAGACCTTCACCGATTCGATGTTCGACGCCACGGCGTTGGACCCGTTGCGGCCCAAATTAGTTGAGATCGGCCGGGTTACCGTTGCGCCCGAACATCGCAACGGCGCGGTCATGGGAATCCTGTGGGCCGGGATCTTCCGGTATCAGCAGATGACCGAACACCAGTACGCGATCGGCTGCCTGTCGGTCCGCATGGAGGACGGCGGTCCACGCGGATCGCTGGTGCGCTCGGTGCACGACTTCGCGCAACGATTCGCCGCCCCCGAGGAGTATCGGGTCATACCGCGCCAGCCCGTCGTGGTCGATGGTGTGCCGCTGGAAGACATACCGCCCCAGGAGAAGGCGAAGATTCCTCCGCTGCTGCATGGATGTCTGCGCATCGGCGGACGTATCTGCGGGCCCCCGTCCTTCGACCCGGAGTTCGATATGGCGGACTTCCTGGTGTTGGTTACCAAAGATACTGCGCGTCAACGCTATCTGGAGCGTCTGGAGCGGTCCCTTGCTCTCGGATAGTCACGCGTCTCATGATGTGCTCGGTATCGGGTTCGGGCCGTCGAACCTTGCCCTGGCGATAGCGCTGTCCGAGCACCCGCACCGGCTTTCCGCCCAGTTCGTGGACGCACAGTCGCGGTTCGGGTGGCATCGGGGCATGCTCATTCCCGGGGCGCGGATGCAGGTCTCCTTCCTCAAAGATCTGGTGACCCTGCGGAACCCCAAGAGCCACTACACCTTTGTCAACTACCTGACCGAACGTGGACGGCTGCCGGACTTCATCAATCAACAGAGCTTCTTTCCGACCCGGCAGGAGTTCCACGATTACCTGGATTGGGCGCAAGAGGCCCTTGAGCCCGACGTCAGCTACTCGTCGAGAATGACCGGAATCGAGGCCACCTCCGACGGGTTCGAGGTGCGGCTGCAGGACACGATGGGCTCGCGGCCGGATCGCCTGATGCGTGCGCGTGCCCTCGTGTTGGGCTGTGGCACGTTCCCTGCGATGCCTTCCGGTATCAATCCAACTGCCCGGCAATGGCATAGCAGCCAGCTGCTACACAGGCTCGAGGCTTTGGATGTCCCGCCCGCCCGCGTCGCGGTGGTGGGTGCCGGTCAGAGTGCGGCCGAGGCGGTGGCGTATCTGCACAGTCAGTATCCCGGCGCGCAGGTGCACGCGATTTTCGCGCGGTATGGCTATAGCCCGGCCGACGACAGCCCCTATGCCAACCGGATCTTCGATCCGGCGGCGGTCGATGACTTCTATGGAGCGCCCGCCGAAGTCCGGCGGCAGCTGGTCGACTACCACCGCGACACCAACTATGCGGCAGTAGATTCCCCACTGATCGCCGACCTCTACGACCGCGAGTACCGGGAACGGGTCAGTGGCGAGCGGCGTCTCTGGATGCACAACGCTTCCCGGATCGCGGCCGTCGACGAGACACCCGATCGGGTGCGCCTGGCCATCACCCATCTGCCGACGTCGTCGACCGAATTGCTGGACTGCGACGCGGTGGTCTACGCCACCGGGTACCGGCCGTTGGACGTACGGGCTTTTCTCGGCGCACTGGCCTCGTGTTACGAGTTCGACGAAGAGGGGAGGCCGGTGGTCGAACGTGACTACCGGCTACGGCCGCGCGCGGATGCTCCGGGAGAGATCTATCTCAACGGATCCGTCGAGCACAGTCACGGACTGTCGTCCTCACTGCTGTCGAATGTCGCCGTGCGGGCGGGCGAGATCGTGGATTCGCTTGTCGCCGAGGCGGAGACCCGCGAAGCGGTGGCGTCCTTCAAGACCGGGTAGACGAACCGCTCGATCATCTCCGATTCCTGAGCGGGGTCGCTTGTCGGCCAGAACAGGAGTGCCATCACCACCCGCGAGATCCACTGCGCGGCGGTCTCATCGGCAAGCCCGGTGAATGCGGACGCCGAACGCGGGATTTCGGACGATGCGTTCAGATAGGACCCGAGCGAGGTGGGCGACATGGTCGCGATCATCGTGCTGATGACGGGGTCGTGGCGGATGGCGGTCAGCGAGGCGGTGATGGCGACGACGGCGCGCCGCCGGGCATCTGCCGATTGGACCGCTCGCTGAATGTCCGCGGTGACTTTTGCGATGTTGCGGGCCAGGACGGCGTCGACAATCGCGGTCTTGCCCCCGACATGGCGGTACACCGTCGCGCGGGAACACCCCGCCTCCCGGGCCACCGCGTCAAGGTTCAATCGGTCCAATCCGTGGCGCGCGATCTGCTTGGCCGCGACCGACACGATGCGGTCGGCGGCGATCGTGTGCCGATCGGACCCATGTAGCCAATCTGCGTACGGTGACATCGTCGGTCAAATCTATCGCAGGTTGAGACAAATAGTGCTGAAATTCTCAGAGTTCCCGCAGGTGGCGGGCCTGCCCTGAGACGGCGAGCATCAGGGCCTTGACCTGGCTTTTCTCATTTTTCGGAATGCCTTGACGTGCGGTTTTAAGGTCTGTCAGCCTCGTTGGCGATGAACACCGATGAATTGTTCGACCCGCAGGTCCTGGAGGATCCGTACCCGTTCTATCGGCGGTTACGTGAGACGGCGCCGGTGTGGCCGGTGGGCGACTCCGGCTTCTACTTCGTCTCACGCTGGGATCTGGTGGTGGAGGCCACCGAGCGTGCCGAAGATTTCTCGTCCAATCTCACGGCCGCGCTGATGAAATCGGCGGAGGGCCTGGCCGTCGCGCCGATGGGGCCGCCGGCCGACCCAACCCACGTGCTGGCCACCGGCGATGATCCGCTCCATCACGCCCACCGCAGACTGGTGCTGCCGACATTGGTCGCCAGGCGCATCACGGCTCTGGAACCCGTTATGGCGCAGACCGGTTCGTGCCTGTGGGAGCGGGGCGTCAACGGCGACGGCATCGACTGGATGGCTGCCATGGGCGATGCGCTGCCGATGACGATGGTGGCCCGGCTGATCGGGCTACCCGCCGGCGACGTGCCGCAGCTGGTGCAGTGGGGCTACTCCAGCACCGAGATGCTCGGCGGGCTCAATACCCCGCAGCGGCAGGCCCAGGTGGTCACGGACACCATGCACCTGGTGCTGTACCTGCGTGAACACCTGGAGGAGGAGCTGGCCGCACCGGGTGACGATTTGCTCGGATACCTGGCGCAGGCGTGCAATCGGGGAGATATCTCCCTGGATATCGGGGTGATGATCCTGGTGCAACTGGTCGGTGCGGGCGGCGAGTCGACCGCCGGCCTGATGGGCAACGCCGTACGCATCCTGGGCGAGAACCCGCGACTGCAGCAACGCATCCGCGAAAACCGCGCACTGCTGCCGACGTTTCTGGAAGAAGCACTGCGGCTGGAGTCGCCATTTCGCGGACATCACCGCCATGTGTTGACGGACACCACACTCGGCGGGGTGCAGCTGCCCGCGGGCAGCCACCTCACGCTGCTGTGGGGCGCGGCCAATCGTGACCCGGCGATCTTCGAGGACCCCGATGTGCTGCGCCTCGACCGGCCCAGCCCCCGCGGTCACATCACCTTTGGTAAGGGGCTGCACTTCTGTGTGGGCGCGGCACTCGCGCGCCTGGAGGCACGCACCGCGATCAATCTGCTGTTGGACCGCACGCGCGAGTTCGCCATCAAACCCGATGGTGCGCATTGGGTTCCGAGCATCATGGTGCGCCGGCACCAGAAATTGGAGCTGGAGGTCAGCGCCGCCTGATGGTGCGCTGCATGCCGCCGCGCATCTTCGCCTGGCCGGGCAGCGGGCCCTTCGGCATGGCGGCGGCACGCGAACCCAGCGCCGCCAGCCGCGACTCCAGTGAGTCCATCTGCTTGGCGGTGATGTTGGCGGGAAGCTTGGTGAGGTGGCGCTCCAGCTTGGACAGCGGCACCTGACCATCCTCGTTGCCGACGATGACGTCATAGATCGGCGTATCCCCGACCAGGCGTGCGGTGCGCTTCTTCTCCTGGGCAAGCAATGGGCCGAGTCGGCCGGGGGCGCCCTCGGCGACGAAGATGATGCCCGGACGGCCGATCACACGGTGTACAACGTCCAGTTGCGTGGTGCCGGCCACGGCGGTGGTGACGCGCCACCGTCCGCGCATATTGTCCAGCGCCCAGCCGGCGGCACCCTTCTGGCCTTCGGCCTTGGTGAACACCGACTTTTGCACGCGACGGCCGAAGATGATGAACGCCACCAAGACGCCGAGCACCACACCCAGGATCGGGAACAGGAACGTGCTGATGCCCCCCGAGAAGTATCCGGCGACCGCGAACGCGGCCACGATCACCACGATGGCGCCGATCATGTACGGCAGCAGGCGCTTGTCTTCCTTGCGCTGAATCTGGAAGGCCTGCCACATCTGGGCGCGGCGCGCCTTCGATTCGGCCTTACGGCGCGCCTTTGCCTCGGCCTTGGCGGCCTTGGCCTCGGCGGGACTCAGTGATTTAGCCATGGCTAGAGAATATCGCCCGCCCGCGACGCGCTTCTCATCCGATGAGGTTGATGGCCTCTTGCCGCGCCGAACCCGCCGTCGCCAGGTGTTCCAGTGCGGCAGGCAGCGGACGCCCATGATGAGCCATCGCCTGTGCGTACAGTCGTCCGGCCCGGTAGGAGGAGCGCACCAGCGGGCCGGCCATCACACCGGCGAAGCCCAGCCCCTCCGCGAATTCCGAAAGCTCCACGAATTCCTGCGGTTTGACCCACCGGTCAACCGGGTGGTGGCGTGGCGAGGGCCGCAGATACTGGGTGATGGTGATGATGTCGCAGCCCGCTTCGTGCAGGGCGACCAGCGCTTCACGAATCTCGTCATTGGTTTCGCCCATACCGAGAATCAGATTGCTCTTGGTCACCAGCTGCGCCTCGCGCGCGGCGGTGATCACCGACAGGCTTCGCTCATAGCTGAACGCGGGCCGGATGCGGCGGAACACCCGTGGCACCGTCTCCAGGTTGTGCGCCAGCACCTCCGGACGGGACGCGAATACCTCGTCCAGCTGCGCGGGAATGGCGTTGAAGTCGGGGATGAGCAACTCCACCCCCGTGGCCGGATTGAGGTCCTTGATGTATCGCACCGTTTCGGCGTACAGCCAGGCACCGCCGTCGGGCAGGTCGTCGCGGGCCACTCCGGTAACCGTCGAGTACCGCAGGCCCATGGTGTGGACGCTCTCGGCCACACGTCGTGGTTCGTCGCGGTCCAGGTCGGCGGGCTTACCAGTGTCGATCTGGCAGAAATCGCAGCGGCGTGTGCATTGCTCACCGCCGATGAGGAAGGTGGCCTCACGGTCCTCCCAGCACTCAAAGATGTTGGGGCATCCGGCTTCCTCGCACACGGTGTGCAGTCCGCCGGAGCGCACCAACGACTTGAGTTCTTTGTATTCGGGGCCCATCTTCGCGCGGGTGCGAATCCAGTCCGGCTTGCGCTCGATCGGGGTTTGGGCGTTGCGGACTTCCAGCCGCAGTAGCTTGCGGGGTTCTGTCATGCCGTCGCTCCGACGGGAAGCCGGCCTTCGAGCGCGTCCAAAACCGAGGAAACAACCTGGTCGTGCACCTCATCGACGGTGACGTCGCGGCCCAGCTCGGCGGACAGGGTCGTCACTCCGGCATCGGTGATGCCACACGCCACGATGGGCAGGTAGGCATCGAGACTGTTATTGCAGTTCAGCGAGAACCCGTGCATGGTGACGCCGCGCTGCACGCGTACGCCGATCGCGGCGATCTTGCGTTCCGGCTTGCCGCCGCCCGCGGCCAGCCACACACCCGAGCGGCCCTCGACACGCTTGGTCTGCACGCCCAGTTGCGCGCAGACCGCGATGATCGATTCCTCAACGCGGCGAACATAGTTCACCACGTCGATGGGCTCGGCGAGCTGCACTATCGGGTAGCCGACCAGCTGGCCGGGTCCGTGCCACGTGATCTTGCCGCCACGGTCGGTGTCGATGACGGGCGCGCCGTTGATGGGCCGCTCCTGCGGTTCGGTACGCCGCCCCGCGGTGTAGACGGCGGGGTGCTGCAAGGTCAGCAGGGTGTCGGGTCCGCCGGCGACCCGTGCTTCGACGATGTCACGCTGCAGCTCCCATGCCATCTCGTAGTCGATCACGCCCAGATCCCGTACCTCGACGGGGGCTGCGCTGGACCGGATGGATCCATGGGAGCGGTGCACGGGTTCCATTATCTCACTTCATCGGTCGACTGTTGTTGGCGTAGGCCAGCGCCTCGCCGATGGTGTGGTGCTCGAATTCGAATCCGTGCTGTTCCAACACGGCGGGGATGACACGCATGCTGCTGGTCAGTTCGGCGTCGGCGAACTCTCCGAAGATGAGGCTCAGCGCGAACTGGGGGGCCACCAGCAGGGTGGGTCGATGCAGGACGCGGCCGAGGGCCGCGGTGAATTCTGCGTTCGTCACCGGCGCGGGTCCGGTCAGGTTGACCGGACCCGACACGGCCGGTTCGGCGAGCGCGAACTCGAGGGCACGAATGTGGTCCTCGAGGCTTATCCAGGGCATGTACCAGCGTCCGTTGCCCAGCCGCGCCCCCAGGCCGAGGGAGAACAGCGGCCGGGACCGGCCGAAGAGCCCACCGGCGGGAGACAGCACCAGCCCCGTGCGGACGATCACCACCCGGGCGCCTGCCTGCGCGGCCTCGGCGGTTGCGGCCTCCCAGTCGAGACACACCCGTGCCAGGAAACTGGTGCCGCTGGAGGCGGTTTCGTCGATGATGCGGTCACCGCTGTCGCCGTAGTAGCCCACCGCCGAGGCGTTGATCAGGACCGGCACCCCGGCCTCGGCGACGGCCCGTGCCAGTACCTCGGTCGGGATGACGCGGCTGTCGTAGATCTCCTGCTTGTAGGCGCCCGACCACCGTTTGTCGCCGACACCGACCCCGCACATGTTGACGACGGCGTCGGCGCCGTCGAGGCCGCCGGGCTCGATCTGGCCGCTTGCTGGATCCCAGCGCCGCTCGTCGGGGCCCATCGGGTCGCGGCGAACCAGGCGGACCACGGTGTGGTTCGCGGAACGCAGCGACGCGACAAGTGCCGACCCGATCACCCCCGACGATCCGGCGATGACGATCCGCTTGTGCTGGGATTCAGCGCCCATAGGCCTACAGACCCAGGTCCGCCTCGAAAGCCCCCTCTTCCAGACGGTGTTTGATGGTCGTCAGGAACCGCCCCGCGTCGGCTCCGTCGATCAGGCGGTGATCGTAGGTCAGCGGCAAGTAGCACACCGACCGGATACCGATCGACTCGTTACCGGCGTCATCACGAATAACCCTGGGACGCTTCACGATCGCGCCGGTGCCGAGCATGGCGGCCTGCGGCGGCACCAGAATCGGCGTGTCGAACAAGGCGCCCTGGCTGCCGATGTTGGTGATGGTGAAGGTGCCACCGGCCAGCTCGTCGGGCTTGAGGTTCCCGGAACGGGCCCGTGCCGCGATATCGGCGATCGCGCGCGCCAGACCGGCCAGCGACAGGTCACCGGCGTTGTGGATCACCGGGGAGAGCAGGCCTTGGTCGGTGTCGACCGCGATGCCCAGGTGCTCGGCGTCGAAGTAGGTGATCTCCTTGGATTCCTCGTTGTAGCTCGCGTTGACGTTCGGGTGCGTCTTGAGTGCCTCCACCGCGGCCTTGGCGAAGAACGGCAGGAACGTCAGGTTCACACCCTCGCGCTCGGCGAACGCGGCCTTGGCCCGGGCGCGCAGGGCCGCGATCTTGGTGACGTCGACCTCGTGGGTCTGGGTCAGCTGGGCGGTCTCCTGCAGTGACTCGCGCGTCTTCTTGGCAGTGATCTGACGAATCCGGTTGGCCTTCTGCGTGGTTCCGCGCAGGTGCGCCAGGGACGGTGCTACGGCCGCAGGCGCGGACGCGGCGGGAGCCGCGGGAGCGGGAGCCGCGGCCGGAGCCTTGGCGGCCTCCGCGGCGGCCAGCACATCCTGCTTGCGGATGCGTCCGCCCACCCCGCTGCCGGACAGCGCGGAAAGGTCCACGTTGTTTTCGGCGGCGAGCTTGCGCACGAGCGGGGTCACGTACGGGTTGTCGCCGGCGGCACCGTTCGCTGCCGGGGCCGTCGATGCGGGAGCCGGGGCCGCCGGTGCGGGGGCTGGGGCTGGGGGAGCAGGCGGTG
It includes:
- a CDS encoding cytochrome P450 translates to MNTDELFDPQVLEDPYPFYRRLRETAPVWPVGDSGFYFVSRWDLVVEATERAEDFSSNLTAALMKSAEGLAVAPMGPPADPTHVLATGDDPLHHAHRRLVLPTLVARRITALEPVMAQTGSCLWERGVNGDGIDWMAAMGDALPMTMVARLIGLPAGDVPQLVQWGYSSTEMLGGLNTPQRQAQVVTDTMHLVLYLREHLEEELAAPGDDLLGYLAQACNRGDISLDIGVMILVQLVGAGGESTAGLMGNAVRILGENPRLQQRIRENRALLPTFLEEALRLESPFRGHHRHVLTDTTLGGVQLPAGSHLTLLWGAANRDPAIFEDPDVLRLDRPSPRGHITFGKGLHFCVGAALARLEARTAINLLLDRTREFAIKPDGAHWVPSIMVRRHQKLELEVSAA
- a CDS encoding TIGR01777 family oxidoreductase, with product MGAESQHKRIVIAGSSGVIGSALVASLRSANHTVVRLVRRDPMGPDERRWDPASGQIEPGGLDGADAVVNMCGVGVGDKRWSGAYKQEIYDSRVIPTEVLARAVAEAGVPVLINASAVGYYGDSGDRIIDETASSGTSFLARVCLDWEAATAEAAQAGARVVIVRTGLVLSPAGGLFGRSRPLFSLGLGARLGNGRWYMPWISLEDHIRALEFALAEPAVSGPVNLTGPAPVTNAEFTAALGRVLHRPTLLVAPQFALSLIFGEFADAELTSSMRVIPAVLEQHGFEFEHHTIGEALAYANNSRPMK
- a CDS encoding DUF4191 domain-containing protein, which translates into the protein MAKSLSPAEAKAAKAEAKARRKAESKARRAQMWQAFQIQRKEDKRLLPYMIGAIVVIVAAFAVAGYFSGGISTFLFPILGVVLGVLVAFIIFGRRVQKSVFTKAEGQKGAAGWALDNMRGRWRVTTAVAGTTQLDVVHRVIGRPGIIFVAEGAPGRLGPLLAQEKKRTARLVGDTPIYDVIVGNEDGQVPLSKLERHLTKLPANITAKQMDSLESRLAALGSRAAAMPKGPLPGQAKMRGGMQRTIRRR
- the lipB gene encoding lipoyl(octanoyl) transferase LipB is translated as MEPVHRSHGSIRSSAAPVEVRDLGVIDYEMAWELQRDIVEARVAGGPDTLLTLQHPAVYTAGRRTEPQERPINGAPVIDTDRGGKITWHGPGQLVGYPIVQLAEPIDVVNYVRRVEESIIAVCAQLGVQTKRVEGRSGVWLAAGGGKPERKIAAIGVRVQRGVTMHGFSLNCNNSLDAYLPIVACGITDAGVTTLSAELGRDVTVDEVHDQVVSSVLDALEGRLPVGATA
- a CDS encoding TetR/AcrR family transcriptional regulator; the encoded protein is MVSVAAKQIARHGLDRLNLDAVAREAGCSRATVYRHVGGKTAIVDAVLARNIAKVTADIQRAVQSADARRRAVVAITASLTAIRHDPVISTMIATMSPTSLGSYLNASSEIPRSASAFTGLADETAAQWISRVVMALLFWPTSDPAQESEMIERFVYPVLKDATASRVSASATSESTISPARTATFDSSEDDSP
- the lipA gene encoding lipoyl synthase, with amino-acid sequence MTEPRKLLRLEVRNAQTPIERKPDWIRTRAKMGPEYKELKSLVRSGGLHTVCEEAGCPNIFECWEDREATFLIGGEQCTRRCDFCQIDTGKPADLDRDEPRRVAESVHTMGLRYSTVTGVARDDLPDGGAWLYAETVRYIKDLNPATGVELLIPDFNAIPAQLDEVFASRPEVLAHNLETVPRVFRRIRPAFSYERSLSVITAAREAQLVTKSNLILGMGETNDEIREALVALHEAGCDIITITQYLRPSPRHHPVDRWVKPQEFVELSEFAEGLGFAGVMAGPLVRSSYRAGRLYAQAMAHHGRPLPAALEHLATAGSARQEAINLIG